CGCGGCCTGCGCGTCGTTCGCCGCGCGCTTCAGCGCAGCGCGGCTGTCGTCGGACAGCCGCCGCCCGAGGTCCGGCCGCCGCAGATAATGCGCGCGATCCGGCGCGGCGCTGTGCGCGTCGAGCGACGCGAATCCGCGCATATGCAGCTCATCGTGCAGCGCGTTAGCGTCGAGCGGATGATGCACCGCGTCGCGCGCCTGCGCATGCGACAGATTGAACGCGAGCAGCGGCGCGGTCGGCACGCCGTTGCCCGCGCGGCCGAGCGCGATCCGCGCGGGCGTGAATTGCCGGAGCGCGTACCACGGATTCTTTTCGATCGAGTCGCTCATCCGGCCGCCATCCATTGGCGAGCGCCTTCGAGCAGCGGCTGGTTCGGCGACGCGGGCAGCAGCGCGCCGCGCGCGTCCGCGATCCGCATCGACTCCAGCCACTCCTCGAATTCCGGCGCGCGGCGCAGGCCCAGCACGTCGCGCACGTACAGCGCGTCGTGGAACGACGTGCTCTGGTAGTTCAGCATCACGTCGTCCGCGCCCGGGATGCCCATGATGAAGTTGATCCCCGCGACGCCGAGCAGCGTCAGCAGGTTGTCCATGTCGTCCTGGTCCGCTTCCGCGTGGTTCGTATAGCAGATGTCGCAGCCCATCGGCACGCCGAGCAGCTTGCCGCAGAAATGGTCTTCGAGGCCCGCGCGCGTGATCTGCTTGCCGTCGTACAGATACTCGGGGCCGATGAAGCCGACCACGGTGTTGGTCAGCAGCGGATCGAACGCGCGCGCGACCGCGTACGCGCGCACTTCGCAGGTCTGCTGATCGACGCCGTGATGCGCGTTCGCGGACAGCGCGCTGCCCTGGCCGGTCTCGAAGTACATCACGTTGTCGCCGACGGTGCCGCGCTTCAGCGACAGCGCCGCTTCGCGCGCCTCCTTCAGCAGCGCGAGCGAAATGCCGAAACCCGCGTTCGCCTGCTCGGTGCCGGCGATCGACTGGAACACCAGATCGACCGGCGCGCCCTGCTCGATCGCGGCAATGGTGTTCGTCACGTGCGTGAGCACGCACGACTGCGTCGGCACGCGATAACGCTCGCGGAACTCGTCGATCATCACGAGCAGCTTCGTGATCGCCGCAAGGCTGTCGGTCGCCGGATTGATGCCGATCACCGCGTCGCCGCAGCCGTACATCAGGCCGTCGAGCATCGACGCGGCGATGCCCTTCACGTCGTCGGTCGGATGGTTCGGCTGCAACCGCACCGACAGGCGCCCCGGCAGGCCGATGGTGTTGCGAAAGCGCGTGACGACCGGGCGCTTCTTCGCGACCGCGATCAGGTCCTGGTTGCGCATCAGCTTCGACACCGCCGCGACCATCTCCGGCGTGAGGCCCGCCGCGATCCGCACGAGCGCGTCGCTGCCGGTCGACGTCGCCAGCAGCCAGTCGCGGAAATCGCCGACAGTCAGATGCGCGATCTCCGCGAACGCGTCGCGCGAATGGCCGTCGACGATCAGCCGCGTGACCTCGTCGCTTTCGTACGGGATCAGCGCGTCGTTCAGGAACGCGCGCAGCGGCGTCTGCGCGAGCGCCATCTTCGCGGCGACGCGCTCCTCCTCGCTCGCCGCCGCGATGCCGGCAAGCTGGTCGCCGGAACGCAGCGGGCTCGCCTTCGCGAGCAGCGTCTTGAGATCGGCGAAGCGGTAGGTGCGGCTGCCGATCGTCTCGGTATAGCTCATTGCGATTGCTCCGGCGCCGCGCCCGAAGGCGCGGCGCAAGTCGCGCGGACGGCGTGTCCGCGCTCACTGCCTGCGGCCTGCTGCGCACGCCGCATGCCGCTGTTCACCCAGCGGCGGCGCGATGCGCGGGCCGTTACTCCCCGACCAGCGTATCGGCGACCGCGCCGTCACGCTGATGCCGCGTCGCGATGAAATAACCATAGCCGATCGCCATGAATACCGCGAACACGATCGCCACCTCGAAGTTGAAGTACACCATCGTCGCGAGCGAGATCGCCGCCGCGACCAGCGCGAACGCCGGGAACAACGGGAACATCGGCGCGCGGAACGGGCGCTCCATCGTCGGTTCCGCGCGGCGCAGCTTGAACAGCGCGAGCATGCTGACGATGTACATCACGATAGCGCCGAACACCGACATCGTCACGATGTTCGCGGTCAGCGTCTGCCCGGCGAACTGCACGAGTTCGTCGCTGTAGATCGCCGCGATGCCGACCACGCCGCCCGCGAGAATCGCGCGATGCGGGGTCTTGAAGCGCGGGTGCACCTTCGCGAGCCATTCGGGCAGGTAACCGGAGCGCGCAAGCGCGAAGATCTGCCGCGAATAGCCGATGATGATCCCGTGGAACGACGCGACGAGGCCGAACAGGCCGAGCCACACGAGCATGTGGAGCCAGCCGCTGTTCGAGCCGACGATGAACTTCATCGCCTGCGGCAGCGGGTCGTTGATGTTCGACAGCTTCGTCCAGTCGCCGGCCGCGCCCGCGAACACCATCACGCCGATCGCGAGCAGGACGAGCGTCACGATGCCGGCAACATAGGCGATCGGAATCGAACGTTTCGGATTCTTCGCTTCCTCGGCCGCCATCGCGACGCCTTCGATCGCGAGGAAGAACCAGATCGCGAACGGAATCGCCGCGAACATCCCATGAAACGAGCCGATGCTGAAGTGATCCGCGCCGGCCCAGCCGCCCTTCGTGAAGTTCGCCCACTGGAAGCCCGGCGACACGACGCCCATGAACACCAGCAATTCGAAGATCGCGAGCAGCGTCACGCACAGCTCGAACGTCGCGGCGACCTGCACGCCGAGGATGTTGAGCGCCATGAACACCAGATACGCGCCCATTGCCGCGTGCTTCGGTTCGAGGCCGGGGAACTGCACGTGCAGGTACGCGCCGATCGCGAGCGCGATCGCGGGCGGCGCGAACAGGAACTCGACCAGCGTCGCCGCGCCCGCGATATACCCGCCGACCGGCCCGAACGCGCGCCGCGCATACGCGAACGGCCCGCCCGCGTGCGGAATCGACGTGGTCAGCTCGGTGAAGCTGAAGATGAACGTCGTGTACATCGCCGCGACGAACAGCGCGGTAATCACGAAACCGAGCGTGCCGGCGCTCGCCCAGCCGTAGCTCCAGCCGAAATACTCGCCGGAGATCACGAGGCCGACCGCGATCCCCCACAACTGCCACGTGCCGAGCGTCTGCTTCAGCTCGTGATGCACGGCCTTGCCGCCTTGCTGGCCCTTCGACTCTGCTTTCACTGGATTCTCCCCGATGTGACGGCCCGGGCGCAGGCCCGGACCCGTCGATGCGACCCATGTTAAGAAGCCATTAATCGAGGTGTTATCGAAAATCGGCAAACATCGAAAGCGGCGGCCGCACTCAATGTGACGCGGCGATGAAACCGGGGCAATGCGCGCTGTAACAATCCTCTCCAGTCACAGCGGGTTTTCCGGGGACGCGGGGTCCCTACACTCCACTCGCAGTTTTTTTGTCCGCTGCGAAACATCCAGACAGGAGTTCCCCCGTGAAAAACAAGATTTCGCTCGCCGCCGCCGTCGCGGCCTCGCTCGTCGCTTCTTCCGCGCATGCGCAAAGCTCGGTCACGCTGTACGGGCTGATCGACGCCGGCCTCATGTACACGAACAACGTCGCGAGCGGCAAGACGAGCGGCGCGCTGTGGCAGGCGACGAGCGGCAACGTCAACGGCAGCCGCTTCGGCGTGCGCGGCAGCGAGGACCTGGGCGGCGGCCTGAAGGCGCTGTTCGTGCTCGAAAACGGCTTCAACGTGCAAAACGGCAAGCTCGGCCAGGACGGCCGGATGTTCGGCCGCCAGGCGTTCGTCGGCCTCGCGAGCGACCAGTTCGGCATGCTGACGCTCGGCCGCCAGTACGACTCGCTCGTCGACTACGTCGCGCCGCTGTCCGCGACGGCCGGCACGTTCGGCGACACCGGCTTCGCGCACCCGTTCGACAACGACAACCTGAACCACTCGCTGCGGATCAGCAACGCGGTGAAGTACACGAGCAACAACTACGCGGGCCTCAAGTTCGGCGCGCTGTACGCGTTCTCGAACCAGACTGACTTTGCGGCGAACCGCGCATACAGCTTCGGCGCGAGCTACAACAACGGCCCGCTCGCGATCGCCGGCGGTTACCTGCAACTGAACGGCACGACCGGCGCGACGGCGAGCAGCCCCGGCGCGGTCGATCTCGCGGAATCGACCGCGAACGGCAAGGGCGGTTTCGCGCTCGGCGCGGACCGGATGCGCTCGTTCGGCGGCGGCATCAACTACACGTTCGGCCCGGCAACGGCGGGTTTTGTGTTCACGCGCAGCGAGTACGCAGGCTCGACGTCGTTCGGCTCGACGGGCGGCGACGTGAGCTTCAACAACTACGAAGTGAACGGCCGCTACGTGCTGACGCCGCACGTGAACCTCGGCATCGCGTACACGTACACCGACGGCCACGTCGATCAGACGTCGACGTTCGGCGCGGACCCGAAGTGGCACCAGGTCGATCTGCAGGCGGTGTACAAGCTGTCGAAGCGCACCGACCTGTATGCGGAAGCGATGTACCAGCACGCGTCCGGGCATAACTACGTCGCGTTCATCAACACGGCGGGCGGCGCGTCGTCGACCGCGAACCAGGTCGTCGCGACGGCCGGGCTGCGCGCGCGCTTCTGACGCGCGGGGCTTGATCCGGTGCTTGCCGCGCGGTCCGCGCGCAAGCGCCGGATGAGCGAAGCCGGGGCCGCATGCGGCCGCTGGCTTCGTCACTTCAAACGGTCACGCCTTCG
The Paraburkholderia caballeronis genome window above contains:
- a CDS encoding ethanolamine ammonia-lyase subunit EutB; translation: MSYTETIGSRTYRFADLKTLLAKASPLRSGDQLAGIAAASEEERVAAKMALAQTPLRAFLNDALIPYESDEVTRLIVDGHSRDAFAEIAHLTVGDFRDWLLATSTGSDALVRIAAGLTPEMVAAVSKLMRNQDLIAVAKKRPVVTRFRNTIGLPGRLSVRLQPNHPTDDVKGIAASMLDGLMYGCGDAVIGINPATDSLAAITKLLVMIDEFRERYRVPTQSCVLTHVTNTIAAIEQGAPVDLVFQSIAGTEQANAGFGISLALLKEAREAALSLKRGTVGDNVMYFETGQGSALSANAHHGVDQQTCEVRAYAVARAFDPLLTNTVVGFIGPEYLYDGKQITRAGLEDHFCGKLLGVPMGCDICYTNHAEADQDDMDNLLTLLGVAGINFIMGIPGADDVMLNYQSTSFHDALYVRDVLGLRRAPEFEEWLESMRIADARGALLPASPNQPLLEGARQWMAAG
- the eat gene encoding ethanolamine permease, whose product is MKAESKGQQGGKAVHHELKQTLGTWQLWGIAVGLVISGEYFGWSYGWASAGTLGFVITALFVAAMYTTFIFSFTELTTSIPHAGGPFAYARRAFGPVGGYIAGAATLVEFLFAPPAIALAIGAYLHVQFPGLEPKHAAMGAYLVFMALNILGVQVAATFELCVTLLAIFELLVFMGVVSPGFQWANFTKGGWAGADHFSIGSFHGMFAAIPFAIWFFLAIEGVAMAAEEAKNPKRSIPIAYVAGIVTLVLLAIGVMVFAGAAGDWTKLSNINDPLPQAMKFIVGSNSGWLHMLVWLGLFGLVASFHGIIIGYSRQIFALARSGYLPEWLAKVHPRFKTPHRAILAGGVVGIAAIYSDELVQFAGQTLTANIVTMSVFGAIVMYIVSMLALFKLRRAEPTMERPFRAPMFPLFPAFALVAAAISLATMVYFNFEVAIVFAVFMAIGYGYFIATRHQRDGAVADTLVGE
- a CDS encoding porin gives rise to the protein MKNKISLAAAVAASLVASSAHAQSSVTLYGLIDAGLMYTNNVASGKTSGALWQATSGNVNGSRFGVRGSEDLGGGLKALFVLENGFNVQNGKLGQDGRMFGRQAFVGLASDQFGMLTLGRQYDSLVDYVAPLSATAGTFGDTGFAHPFDNDNLNHSLRISNAVKYTSNNYAGLKFGALYAFSNQTDFAANRAYSFGASYNNGPLAIAGGYLQLNGTTGATASSPGAVDLAESTANGKGGFALGADRMRSFGGGINYTFGPATAGFVFTRSEYAGSTSFGSTGGDVSFNNYEVNGRYVLTPHVNLGIAYTYTDGHVDQTSTFGADPKWHQVDLQAVYKLSKRTDLYAEAMYQHASGHNYVAFINTAGGASSTANQVVATAGLRARF